The nucleotide sequence ATTTCAAAGAAATAGCAGAAGAATTGGTCGCAACGTCACAATGGAAATGGATTCGTTTATGTAGTGAATATCTATTAAGAGTAGATAGGGGAACTAAGGAGAAAATAACAAAAACTCTTGAGAGATTCGCTGCAGATCAGTTTAGTAAGAGAGATCTTGAAATTAACGAAAACAGCGGGATAACCAAAGTAGACATGCGACTTTTTAGTCAGCAATTACTTAATCAATATAGTTGATCATTCATAAACCGTAATTGAAGATTCATATATTCTATTAAGGGGGGATCTTCCTGAAAAATATATTATCTAGAAATACAATACTTGGGGTTGCCGGAGTTGTTATGCTCTTTATTTCGGCAATTCCGACGTTTTTAAACGTGCAAGAGATTATTATTTCTCTGTACATGGATTCAAAATATAAAGTTGTAAATTTAATAAACACTAAAAATTATCACACACTACCGAAAAATAAAACACAATCTGAAATGGTTTTTGGTAGAAATAAAATATCGATAATTGTAAACGATACTGAACGACCCGGACCAGAATCAAGGATTGATTATGCAGAACCGAAGAATGTAATGGAAGTGAAAATCGTCATCAATGGTAAAGAGATTCTTCCAACCTATGAGGCTTTGTTAAGTCCTACTAAGAAAACTGATAGTCGATTTCTATCCTGGCTGAATATTATCAAGTTGCCGAAGCAAGATGAAATTGTAATTATTCAAAAACTTACTCCGAATTATCAAAAAGGAATAGATATAAGAACGCAAACAATGAATCAAGCTTGGAGAATATTATATATCGATGACAACGGACAGATCACCGAAGAAAATTTTACGTATCCCGAGAGGAGAAGTCATTTATTGGGGATAAAATTAATTAATCTTTCCTCCATGGCGAACTCATTTTTAGGTTACAAGTCTGATATTACAAGTTATGATGGAACTTTCTTATTTCCGTTATTTTATCCTTATCTCATATTTATATTTGGATTAGTTTTTACGGTGAATTATATTCGAAGACTTATTAATAATAATGTGGTCAATGATTAGTAAAATCGTTTAGTTGATTTAACTTAAGTTCACTTATTTTTTGCTTCAGAACAGTCATGTGTTGGAGAAGTGTTAATTTAGAAAACCTTGAGAGTGATGATTCCCTCTCAAGGTTTTTCAATCTTCCGTGAATTGAGTAAACCGTCATTCAGGAAAATATCCATAGACTTTCCCCACTACACACGAAATATCCCCACATACATTTGATTTAATCGCCTGAAACCGTTATCGTGGAAGAAGGTTAAGGATTGGAGGAATGAGATGAAATCTACATCAAGATTGTGGAAGTTGATTGGCGGGACGGCACTGGTATGTTTAATTGTGCTTCTCACAGGCTTTGGATGGGCGTTAAGAGATGTATGGTATCCTACTGAAGGCATTGTACTCCCTGCTACATCATCGCAGACTCCTACCCCAGCTACTGGGGGAGACCTCTATGAGAAGGAACAATTGCGGGTTACAGCGCTAGGAGATTCGTTAACGAAGGGAACTGGCGATGCGAGAGGGAAAGGCTATGTTACTAGAGTCGTCGAAGGCTTGTCAAAGGCGATGGACAAACCGGTATCACTCATAAACAATCTAGCGATCAATGGTTTAACGACTGAACAGCTTATTACGAAACTAGAGGACAGCGGATTCCGCAACGCACTCCTTCAAGCTGATATCATATTATTAACGATTGGTGGGAACGATCTGTTCCAGATGGCGCAAACAGGCGGCGCGATGGGAGAAGGTGGAGATCTGTCTCCAGAGATCGTGGAGGAACAGCTGCCGACAGTTACACCCCATCTAGATACCATTTTTACGAAGCTTAGAGAGATGAATGCTACTGCGCGGATCATCTACGTGGGTCTATATAATCCTTTTTACGATTTAGAACAAATGCGACCAGGAAGTCAGTCAGTTGCTAAGTGGAACGACTATGCATATCAACTCGCAGAAACAGATGGGAATGCAACCGTCGTGCCGTCTTATGACTTGTTCGAATACAATATAAAAGCTTACTTGGCTTCGGATCACTTCCATCCGAATGAAGAAGGCTATTCGCGTATTGCTGAGCGTGTTGTTCAAGCGCTCAATTGATTGAACTGGGGGAGAAGCAACAATGGGTGCAACGTCGAGAGAAGTTGTCATGTCCGTGCAAGGTTTGAAAAAAAATATTGGTCGAAAACCGATCATACGTCAAGTTTCCTTCGATGTATATGCGGGTGAAATATTCGGTTTTCTTGGTCCGAACGGGTCAGGCAAAACAACGACAATTCGGATGCTTGTTGATCTCATAAAGCCATCAGAGGGTCGAATTGTCGTCTGCGGAGACGATATCGCGAAGCACCCGGAGAGAGCGCTATCACATATCGGGTGTATCGTAGAAAATCCTGAAATGTACACCTACATGACAGGTTGGGAGAACCTGGAGCATTTTGCCCGAATGCAAAGTGGCATTTCAACCGAACGGATTACAGAAGTTGTAGGTATAGTTGGGCTTGATCAACGGATTCATGATAAGGTTAAGTCCTATTCGCTAGGAATGAGACAGAGACTTGGTATAGCTCAAGCACTACTCTGCGATCCGAAGTTGCTCATATTGGATGAACCAACGAACGGGTTGGACCCGAAAGGGATTAAAGAGCTGCGTGAATTTATTCGGATGCTCTCCGCAAGCGGAATGAGCTTATTTATTTCAAGTCACCTGCTAAGTGAAATTCAGCTGATGTGCGATCGTGTAGCGATTATTGCGCATGGAGAGGTAATCGCTGTAGGCGAAGTGGACGAGCTTGTCGCACAAGCTGGAACCTATACAGTATGGCAGTTCGATCAACCGGAAGAAGCGATTAAACAGTTTGCGGGTAATGCTGATCTTCAGCTATTGTCCGATGGCGAATATCAAATCGATGAAGCGTTGCTTACAAATCTAGACCATCCGATCGTTACCATTATGGAAGAGGATCAGATTCCCTTTTGGGTCAATAAGTTCGTTAACGCCGGGTTGGGAATTCGATCTGTACAACGTATTGCACCATCACTTGAACAACTATTCCTAAAGCTGACGGAGGGCGAGAAAATTGACTAATTTACTCGCATTAATTCAGAATGAAACTGTTAAGGTGTGGAAGAAGAAACGTTTTGCCGTTGTTGTTTTAATATTGATGATTTTAATTCCGATCTTCGTCTACGCGCAGATGAAGATGTCGCAAAATGCTGCAGACAAATTTAAGGGCGATTGGCGTTCGGATTTACAAAGCCGCATTACGGCTAATACGAATGCTCTTAACAATGAGCGGATTCCAGACGAATGGAAGCGATATCGGTCTGCGATGACCCAGCAATTACAATACTATTTAGATCATGACATTAATCCAGAAACGCCGAATGGCGTTACATTTACGAAGACGTTCATGGATAATGCGGTGTCTCTATTCATTCCACTGATGATAATAGCACTCGCTTCTGACCTCGTTTCATCAGAACGCTCCACAGGTACGATTAAAATGCTGCTAACACGTCCTGTGCGGAGATGGCGGATTTTATTTTCCAAGCTGGCTGCACTCACCCTATATGTTTCTCTAGTTGTCATTACGACAATCATTCTTTGTTACGTGATCTCTGGTCTAGTGTTCGGATACTCGGGCTGGAATGCCCCCGTGTTCGTTGGTTTCCAGGTCGCCGGTGGTGATGTTGACATGACGAATGTACATGCGGTAACGCAGGGGATGTATCTGTTCATGCAGGCAGGATTAATATGGATGGCTTCCATGGTCGTGGCCATTATTGCGCTCATGATTTCAGTGCTAGTTCGCAGTACAGCGGCTAGCTTCGTCATCATGATGGCAACAATTATAGCGGGGGGCATTTTATCGGCAATGGCTTCCTCGTGGAAAAGTGCCAAATATTTGTTCAATGTGAACATAGAGTTGAGTGCCTATTTGCGTGGAACACCGCCTCCAATCGAAGGAATGACATTAGGATTTTCATTAGCGGTGCTTGGGTTTTGGGCAGTTGCGGCACTGATTGTGTCGTTCACCGTCTTTACGAAGCAAGATATAATGAATTAGAATAGGTAACGTGCAATCATAGTTATACGGTATCTATAAATCAAGGGGGTCCATCTGTGACCGATCAATTAGATCTGTTCGCTGAAAGTGCTTCAATGGCGGGCAGTGAATACAGTGCAGACGATATTCAAGTGCTTGAAGGGTTAACCGCGGTTCGCAAAAGACCGGGGATGTATATTGGGAGCACGACGACATCAGGGTTGCATCATTTGTTATGGGAAATTGTCGATAATGCGGTCGATGAACATTTAGGTAAGTTTTGTTCGAAGATTGATGTGACGGTACATAACGATAATTCAATCACGGTACAAGATAATGGGCGTGGGATTCCGACGGGGATGCATAAAACGGGAATTCCAACACCACAGGTCGTATTTACGATTTTGCATGCGGGTGGCAAATTCGGCGGAAGTGGTTATAAGAAGTCTGGCGGATTGCACGGTGTAGGGGCATCCGTAACGAATGCGTTGTCCGAATGGCTTGAGGTTGAAATTTATCGTGAAGGTAAAATTCATAAACAACGGTTCGAAACATGGGTCGATACGAAAGGTGTAGAACATGTAGGTGAACCCGTTGGTGGACTAGAAGTGTTAGGGAATACGAATCGTACGGGCACGAAGGTGAAGTTTAAGCCCGATGTGAAAGTATTCCACGGCAACATTCAGATGAACTACGATACACTCGCAGAACGATTGCAGGAAATTGCATTTCTTAATTCAGGTCTAAAAGTGAGCTTGAAGGATGAACGTAGCAATAAAGCGGATACGTTTCATTATGATGGCGGAGCGAGCCAATTCGTTGAATTTCTGAATGAGAACAAAGGTGTTCTTCATGAAGTGGTTCATTTTGTTGCGGAGAAGGACGATATTGAGGTGGAGATTGCGCTTCAATACAACGATGGCTACACAGAGACGTTAGCGTCATTCGTTAACTCGATCCCAACTCGTGGCGGCGGTACGCATGAAACGGGTTTTAAAACAGCGTATACGCGGGTAATGAACGAATATGCGCGCAAAGTGGGGCAGCTGAAGGAAAAGGATAAAAACCTTGAGGGCAGCGACTTGCGCGAGGGTATGATGGCTGTCATCAACATTAAGATGTCCGAAGTAGAATTCGTCGGACAGACGAAGGATCAGCTCGGTAGTGCATCAGCTCGAAGTGTAGTTGACGCTGTCGTAGCGGAGAAGATGGCGGTATTTCTAGAGGAAAATCCACAAATCGGCGGACAGCTCATTCGCAAATCCGTCCAAGCGTCTAAGGCGCGCGAAGCTGCACGTAAAGCGCGCGAAGAAATTCGTTCGGGGAAGAAGAAGAGCGAAAGCGCGAGTCTTGGAGGTAAGCTGTCGCCTGCACAATCGAAGGACAGCTCACGTAATGAGCTATACATCGTGGAAGGTGATTCGGCTGGCGGCTCGGCGAAGCAAGGACGCGACTCCAAGTTTCAAGCGATTTTACCACTCAAGGGTAAACCGATGAATCCGGAGAAAGCCAAGCTCATCGACATTCTCAAGAACGAAGAGTACAAGGCGATCATCGCGGCGATCGGAGCTGGAGTTGGTTCTGAATTCGATGTCGAGGAAAGCAACTACGCGAAAATCGTCATTATGACGGATGCGGATACGGATGGGGCGCACATTCAAGTGCTGCTGCTGACGTTCTTCTATCGTTATATGAAGCCGTTGATTGATGCAGGTAAGGTGTTCATTGCCCAGCCTCCGCTATATAAGATTACGCGCAAGTCTGGCAAGCTAGAGACGGTGCGATACGCTTGGACGGACGATCAGCTGAACAATTACTTGAAGGAAATCGGTAAAGGCGCAGAGCTCCAACGCTATAAGGGACTCGGTGAGATGAATCCAGACCAGCTGTGGGATACGACGATGAATCCGGAGACGCGCACCTTCTTGCAAGTTCAGATCGATGATGCAGCGAAAGCGGAACGAAGAGTTTCAACGCTCATGGGCGACAAAGTCGATCCGCGTAAGCGCTGGATCGTCGAAAACGTCGATTTCACCGAGTATGAAGAGTAGAGTGGGGGAAACAAGGTGAGTCTGCAGGAACAGTTTTTATCGGCTGTGCTAGAAGAGGTCGTCGGTGACCGCTTTGGCCGCTATTCCAAATATATTATTCAAGACCGCGCGATCCCGGACGTTCGCGACGGTCTTAAGCCTGTACAGCGTCGTATACTGTATGCGATGTATGATTCAGGCAATACACCGGACAAGCCGTACCGTAAGTCAGCGAAGACGGTAGGGGACGTCATGGGTAACTACCATCCACACGGTGACTCTTCGATATACGAGGGGATGGCACGGATGGCGCAGCCGTGGAAGATGGCGCATATGCTTGTCGACGGTCACGGGAACTGGGGCTCGATGGATGATGATCCACCGGCAGCGATGCGTTATACCGAAGCACGCCTATCTGCGATTGCGATGGAGCTACTTCGAGATATCGAGAAGCGGACTGTGCTATTCAAGGACAATTTCGACAATTCGACGAAGGAGCCAGTGGTGCTGCCTGCCCGTTATCCAAACTTGTTGGTCAATGGTGTTAGCGGTATTTCATCTGGTTTTGCAACAGAAATTCCGTCACACAATTTGCGTGAAGTCATTGATGCTTG is from Candidatus Cohnella colombiensis and encodes:
- a CDS encoding ABC transporter ATP-binding protein, with the translated sequence MGATSREVVMSVQGLKKNIGRKPIIRQVSFDVYAGEIFGFLGPNGSGKTTTIRMLVDLIKPSEGRIVVCGDDIAKHPERALSHIGCIVENPEMYTYMTGWENLEHFARMQSGISTERITEVVGIVGLDQRIHDKVKSYSLGMRQRLGIAQALLCDPKLLILDEPTNGLDPKGIKELREFIRMLSASGMSLFISSHLLSEIQLMCDRVAIIAHGEVIAVGEVDELVAQAGTYTVWQFDQPEEAIKQFAGNADLQLLSDGEYQIDEALLTNLDHPIVTIMEEDQIPFWVNKFVNAGLGIRSVQRIAPSLEQLFLKLTEGEKID
- the parE gene encoding DNA topoisomerase IV subunit B, whose product is MTDQLDLFAESASMAGSEYSADDIQVLEGLTAVRKRPGMYIGSTTTSGLHHLLWEIVDNAVDEHLGKFCSKIDVTVHNDNSITVQDNGRGIPTGMHKTGIPTPQVVFTILHAGGKFGGSGYKKSGGLHGVGASVTNALSEWLEVEIYREGKIHKQRFETWVDTKGVEHVGEPVGGLEVLGNTNRTGTKVKFKPDVKVFHGNIQMNYDTLAERLQEIAFLNSGLKVSLKDERSNKADTFHYDGGASQFVEFLNENKGVLHEVVHFVAEKDDIEVEIALQYNDGYTETLASFVNSIPTRGGGTHETGFKTAYTRVMNEYARKVGQLKEKDKNLEGSDLREGMMAVINIKMSEVEFVGQTKDQLGSASARSVVDAVVAEKMAVFLEENPQIGGQLIRKSVQASKAREAARKAREEIRSGKKKSESASLGGKLSPAQSKDSSRNELYIVEGDSAGGSAKQGRDSKFQAILPLKGKPMNPEKAKLIDILKNEEYKAIIAAIGAGVGSEFDVEESNYAKIVIMTDADTDGAHIQVLLLTFFYRYMKPLIDAGKVFIAQPPLYKITRKSGKLETVRYAWTDDQLNNYLKEIGKGAELQRYKGLGEMNPDQLWDTTMNPETRTFLQVQIDDAAKAERRVSTLMGDKVDPRKRWIVENVDFTEYEE
- a CDS encoding GDSL-type esterase/lipase family protein, with translation MKSTSRLWKLIGGTALVCLIVLLTGFGWALRDVWYPTEGIVLPATSSQTPTPATGGDLYEKEQLRVTALGDSLTKGTGDARGKGYVTRVVEGLSKAMDKPVSLINNLAINGLTTEQLITKLEDSGFRNALLQADIILLTIGGNDLFQMAQTGGAMGEGGDLSPEIVEEQLPTVTPHLDTIFTKLREMNATARIIYVGLYNPFYDLEQMRPGSQSVAKWNDYAYQLAETDGNATVVPSYDLFEYNIKAYLASDHFHPNEEGYSRIAERVVQALN
- a CDS encoding ABC transporter permease — translated: MTNLLALIQNETVKVWKKKRFAVVVLILMILIPIFVYAQMKMSQNAADKFKGDWRSDLQSRITANTNALNNERIPDEWKRYRSAMTQQLQYYLDHDINPETPNGVTFTKTFMDNAVSLFIPLMIIALASDLVSSERSTGTIKMLLTRPVRRWRILFSKLAALTLYVSLVVITTIILCYVISGLVFGYSGWNAPVFVGFQVAGGDVDMTNVHAVTQGMYLFMQAGLIWMASMVVAIIALMISVLVRSTAASFVIMMATIIAGGILSAMASSWKSAKYLFNVNIELSAYLRGTPPPIEGMTLGFSLAVLGFWAVAALIVSFTVFTKQDIMN